A single Apium graveolens cultivar Ventura unplaced genomic scaffold, ASM990537v1 ctg3099, whole genome shotgun sequence DNA region contains:
- the LOC141700929 gene encoding uncharacterized protein LOC141700929, translated as MVEEQRIEENNLKSAPTSTTVKKQTTPGAIHPRIVSKPTKTEPIPVADGYCSVPKRHSKLQSLVDLVMWRDESRSAFIFGMGTSVIMSSSYTTDLNKVRILMPKVFTNPYVYCLKDVKISYV; from the exons ATGGTGGAAGAACAGAGAATTGAAGAAAATAACTTAAAATCGGCTCCCACTTCAACAACAGTCAAGAAACAGACTACTCCTGGTGCGATCCATCCCAGAATTGTCTCGAAACCCACAAAAACTGAACCAA TTCCAGTTGCAGATGGATATTGTTCAGTGCCCAAGAGACACAGCAAACTGCAGAGTTTAG TTGATCTAGTCATGTGGAGAGATGAATCAAGATCAGCATTTATCTTTGGAATGGGAACTTCTGTCATAATGTCATCTTCTTACACCACAGATCTTAATAAGGTCAGAATATTAATGCCTAAAGTATTCACTAATCCATATGTTTATTGCCTTAAAGATGTAAAAATTAGTTACGTTTAA